CCAGGGCTGAGCTGGAAAACGGGATCGCGAGCTTTTCTTCGAGACCAAGACAATGAATCCCCCCACCGTAATAGCACCGTAATGTGCGGGGCATGTGCAGGTGACGCAAAAATAGACACCTGATGTAGTACACCTTTGTACATATTGAAGGACGGTGCTGTTTGCACATACTAGAAAattacagattttttttgccacGTGTTCCGCTGCGAATGTTCAAAACGAGTGCTATCGCTGTGGAATTTCTATACGATTTTGCCCTGAGAGCTAGCTATACATTCCGTTGTTTTTGAAGCTGCTATCTCTTTCCTCATTCCTCCAGAGTTCACCCAGTCTCCGCCTCCTGCAACGGCCCGTTCTTCAAAACTCTCCGCCTCCGCAATAAATGAGCCAGCCACTTCTTCTTCCACCCCCGCGTCCCGAACGGCTACTCTTCttccctccttccttccttgtcCTTGACTATTCATTCAGGCTTCAGCCAAGCCAGCCCGGCCGCTTCGCCGACGCGCCATCCATGCCGCCGAAGCGCGCGTGCCGGGTggcgctcctcgccgcggcggccgcatacctgctcttcctcctcctcttcgagCTGCCCTCCGTCTCCGTCGCCCCCACCGGCCACCGcccccacccccgccgccgcgagctcGAGGCcctccgctcctcctccgcggctCCGCTCCGGCCCTACAAGCGCACCTTCCCTTCCTCCCATGCCCCCCGCCGCTCACGTCTCGCCGTGTCCTCCATCCGCTTCCGCCGCCCCGACAACGCCTCCTCCATCGAGGCCTCCGCGTCgtccgccttcgccgccgcgggccccctcctcccgcgcctcctctcctcctcttcctcttccgcatcCCCGTCCCCCTCCCCGTCCGCCTCCGCGTCTTGCCCCGCCACGGTTTCGGTGCCCAGAGACCGGCTCGCGGGCAGCAGGGGAGTCGCTGTGGAGCTGCCGTGCGGCATGGCCGTGGGGTCCCGCGTGACGGTGGTGGCGCGGCCGACGCGGAGAGAGGGTGCGGTGGCGTCGCAGTTCATGGTGGAGCTGCTGGGGACCAAGGCCGTGCAGGGGGAGGAGCCGCCCAGGATACTGCACTTCAACCCCAGGATCAGCGGGGACTTCAGCGGCCGCCCCGTCATCGAGCTCAACACCTGCTACCGGATGCAGTGGGCTCTGCCGCAGCGCTGCGAGGGGTGGGCGTCCCGGCCCGACGAGGACAAGGGTGAGTTTGAATCGATTGATAGCGCAGTTTAAATTTGGATATTCAATTACGAATTTTTGTAGGTTCAACTGTTTAATAAACCCAAAACATCCATGTAGTTTCCTGAAGGAGCGTAGCTAGACAATTGCATCGCTGAATTTGCTTGCGACTGGTGTGAATTTAATGTGCTGGTTTGGTCTTTTCAGTTGATGGGAAACTGAAGTGTGAGAAATGGATTCGGCGGGATGATGGCACCAAGTCGGAGGAGGAATCAAGAATGAAGTGGTGGTTGAACAGTTTGATAGGAAGGCCTAATAAGGTATCTGATGATCGGGCATACCCGTTTGCAGAGGGCAAGCTGTTTGTTCTAACAATCACAGCTGGTTTGGAAGGTTACCATGTCAATGTCGATGGGCGGCATGTTGCGTCATTCCCTTACCGCACTGTAAGTTTGTCATGTGCAGCATTACAGATTGTTCATCGGTTATATGTCATGAAAATTTAATCATCTAATGGGGTCAATTGTTGATTTAACAGGGTTACAATCTTGAGGATGCCACAGGCTTGTCTTTGAATGGAGACCTTGATATTGAGTCGATTTTTGCTGCCCATTTGCCAAAATCACATCCAAGCTTCGATCCATACAGATACCTTGAAATGTCTGAACAGTGGAAGGCATCGCCACTGCCAACTGAACCTGTTGAGCTTTTCATTGGCATTATTTCTGCAGCCAACCATTTTGCCGAGCGTATGGCTGTTCGGAAGTCATGGATGATTGCTACAAGGATATCGTCTAATACTGTTGCCCGGTTTTTTGTTGCGCTGGTAACAACTTGTTGGATGactatatttttttaagaTATCACTGCCTTCTGGAAACTCTAACCAATTCAAAGCGTCTCTTCACAGAATGGGAAAAAGGAGGTCAATGAAGAGTTGAGAAAGGAGGCAGAGTTCTTTGGTGACATTGTCCTAGTCCCTTTCATGGATAGCTATGACCTCGTGGTTTTAAAGACTATTGCCATTGCTGAGTATGGGGTGAGCAACTGAATTTCCTGCAGCCTAACACATCTTTAAACTGCTCTATTGTGGTTCTATTTCATCCATGAATATCCTCGTGTTAACTTTATCTATTTTGTAGGTGCGTGTTGTTCCAGCAAAATACATAATGAAGTGTGATGATGATACATTTGTTAGAATTGATTCAGTGCTGGATCAAGTGAAGAAAGTGCAGAATAGGGGAAGCATGTACGTGGGGAACATAAACTACTACCATAGACCTTTACGATCTGGAAAGTGGGCTGTGACGTATGAGGTACGATGCAGTTTCGTTTGCAATTACAGAACTATAGTATATACTTTGTAGCATGCTGTCCTAaaagaaactgaaaaaaaaaacttgtatgTTGGGTCACCAAATTTCCTTCACTGGTGGAACTTCCATTATTCAGCATATTGCTGCTTTACAGAGCCATATTCCCCTTTCCAATATCATATTTTAATGTTAGTCTATGCCTTTACTAAAGCAGCATGGGTTTACCTCGTAGCTGGAGCCATGATTATGCTTGCGAATTGTTGATTGTCTTGTAAACACAGGATATTATGTTTTATAATACCTGGTGGTGGTATTAGTTATCATTTTTTGGGGCAAATTTCTCTTGATAGTAATATATCTAAGAGTGCATGAGTGCATGCATGAGTGTGATGTAATATTCCTGCTCCTTTCCAGGAATGGGAAGAAGAGGCATACCCACCATATGCTAATGGACCGGGCTACGTCATTTCATCAGACATTGCTCAGTACATCGTATCCGAGTTTGACAATCAGATACTAAGAGTAAGCTATCACAACCCCTGGCCAGTAAATATTGAAATGTCTGCCATGTTTGAAAACCTGACAAAATGGATGTTCTTACCTTGATTCAGCTGTTCAAGATGGAAGACGTGAGCATGGGCATGTGGGTCGAGAAGTTCAACCGGACTCGTCGACCGGTGCAGTATTCACACGACGGCAGATTCTACCAGTCCGGTTGCTTCGATGGCTACTACACCGCGCACTACCAGTCCCCGCAGCACATGATCTGCCTGTGGAGAAAATTGCAATCTGGGAGCGCCCAATGCTGCAACGCCAGGTGACAAGGGGCTACTTTTAGCTATTTGGAATCATCAGCAAGGTTTGGGCTTACTTTGGAGGCAGAGGGGCTTGTAGAATCATGAGCAAGGATGGGTTTGGACTTAAGTTGGAGGCGCTCCTTTCTGGACCTTGTAGCTTGCACGATTCGTTCGTTCTTTCGGTCAGTGGCTGATTCAGCTGCTGATGCTGACACTAGCTTAGATGCTCTTGCTAATTATGCTCGTATATATGTCAATTGTTTTTGACCTAGGAACTAAGAGCTTTCTGATCTTACGTGTATATCGAGGGAAAATATATTATGAGTTCTGTGTTGTGTTGTATCTTCGGCGGAAAGTCTAACGTGAACCTACTTCCATCTGCACCACTTCGCGCGTGAGTTTATAAACCcacattttgaagaaaaattcTTAAGATGTCATGGTATTGCCGCCTTAATTCAGGTACATGTATATAGTACAGtttaagaaaaatattatCATGTGTGTCCTGTACAAGAACACAAAGATAAGAATATGTACCACTTTGTGAGTTTGTAAACTCAAACCTTTTGAGATATTTATTCTCAAAAGAAATCATAGCTTTACAGGTGTAGTTTGGGtacatgtacaaaaaaaacttgggGAAAATATATGATCAGATGTGTAATTTCCTGGGTTTTAGATGTCCCACTGTGTCGCTGTGCGCAACGGAACGGCACGGAGCCGAGTGGAACGCACCGGGCGGAGCCCACGGCAAAACCCACTGAAGCAGAAACCACCGACTCGCTCCTgtctgaaaaaagaagaagaaagaaaccaCGGATTCGTCCCCCGTTTCCTCCATTCCGGTGGGCGCCGGAATCCCAGCACCCGGAAACCCGCAGGGACGGcacgggagagagagagagaaagagagagctCGCCCTCTCTCCTCCGGCGCGTCCTTATAAGCAATGACCCCACcaggccaccgccgccgcctcccgccgtcGTCCCCGTCATGGCTCcgctcctcttccttctcctcgccgccctcGCGTTGTCTCCGACCTtcgatgccgccgccggaggcttctACGACCAGGCGCGCGTCACCCAGCTCTCCTGGCGCCCCAGGTCAGCTAcaggctcttcttcttgcttccTGCCCTCGACAGGCCGACCTGGCCTTTCGCCTGGGCATGCCTGGCCTTTTGCACGCGCACCACCTGTTTCTTGATTTGCGTCTTGACGATGTGAGGCCCCTTCTGCTTGTGCGCGCAGGGCGTTCCTGTACAGCGGCTTCCTCTCGCACGCCGAGTGCGACCACCTCGTCAAGCTGGTGAGTCGCTGCTTACTGTTGTGGCAACGAAGGGGTCCTTGTATTGTGTTGTGAATGTGAGTCATgtgatctctgtgcttttctTGGGTTGTCGTGGGGTTTTAGGCCAAGGGGAGGCTGCAGAAGTCGATGGTTGCGGACAATGACTCCGGGAAGAGTGTCATGAGCCAGGTGCGCACAAGCTCCGGCACGTTCTTGAACAAGCATGAGGTATGGGCCGTTGTTTTCTTGTTATTCTGTTCTTTCATTTCTGCTAATTTTACCCGCATTGGCACAATTGATCATATACGCAACACTGAGAAGTGACAAAAAACCGCTAGATCAAGCTTACGGTAATGCACAAGGAgatgtttttaaaataaataaaggagCTTATCACTTCCAACTTCATCAAGGAGATGAATTTGTTCACTGATTGTAATTTGTACCTTTTTTGTTTAGATGTAAAATGGTGAACTAATTAGTACCTTGCTAAGAAAATCCCTCCCCTTGAAAATATTGAGGAAATAAAGTAACTAGTGTTCTTGCTTTTTGTGAAAATCAATCTCGATGAATTGATCATATTTTTCTCTAGTGCAATCGATGAAAAAACCCACGTAAAACATAGTTGTGCTGTTCCTTCAATGCCCTATGGATCAAACAACTATGTAAATTTCAAGACATGCTAATCTGTTTCATTTCCTTTGATCAATTCAAGGATGAAATTATCTCTGGAATTGAAAAGCGCGTAGCTGCTTGGACATTTCTACCTGAAGGTACTTTGCGCAACCTTATATACCTTTCAGCCATTTCAGGGCTAGAGAGCATTCTTTAACTGGCTAGCTTGTTTCTGGATCAGAAAATGCCGAGTCAATTCAGGTTCTGCACTATGAAGTTGGTCAGAAGTATGATGCCCACTTCGATTATTTTCATGACAAAAATAACCAGAAGCTTGGTGGTCATCGAGTTGCCACTGTCCTTATGTACCTGACAGATGTGAAGAAGGGTGGGGAAACTGTCTTTCCGAATGCAGAGGTATGCCATTATTTCTGAGATCACTTAGCCTTTCCTGGGACAGCAAGTTATAGTCATCCGATGCACTCTTTCAGGGAAGACATTTACAACACAAGGATGAAACGTGGTCCGAGTGCGCAAGATCTGGCCTGGCAGGTAGCCTTCATCAGCATGTGAAACAGTAGTAGCGACCCAGATTATACATGTGCTTGTCCTAAAACAAGTGTTTGCTCTTCTCTTGCAGTGAAGCCAAGAAAAGGTGATGCACTACTGTTCTTCAGTCTCCACATTAACGCGACAACAGATCCAAGCAGTCTTCATGGAAGCTGCCCAGTAATTGAGGGTGAGAAGTGGTCTGCCACAAAATGGATCCACGTCCGGTCATTTGACAATCCTCCAATTGTTAGGATGGACGTGCGGTGTTCTGATGACAATGAGCTTTGCTCTAAATGGGCTGCTGTTGGAGAGTGTTACAGGAACCCAAAATACATGATAGGCACGAAAGATACGCTCGGATTTTGCCGCAAAAGTTGCGGGATTTGCGATGCTTGAAACTCTCACCTATCTGAACTGTATATGTGAAGTGCAGTGTTAGCCTGTTGTCTGTTTCCACTCCCCTTTCTGTTTTACCTGGGATGTACGTTACAAAACCAAGTAGACTTACTCCTCTTAACATGTAGTTTGACCGCAGAGCATCTTGACATAAAgctatttttttaatccaaCCTGCTGATATCAAAGAATTTCTCCAGCATTAAATTGCATTCAGCTCTCATGTCTTCGGAGCCTGGGCCATATGAAAATGTTCTTGATCCATCCTACCAATTGTACTCTGCACAATTTGATAGTTCCTACTACAGGGCTCAAGGTAGTCCTCCATAGACCATAGATGAATctgtataaaaataaattgaacACTGTCAAGTGTAAGCTATAGACACATAAATGGCACTGAGGTTATGGTTGTTCTCCCATTTCTTAATAAGCTATCCACTGCAAAACTGAATGTTCTGTGTGCAtgttcctcttctctcccttttcttttcaggtGCATTCCTTGAATCTGCTAGCGAGCGAAGCAAAACCACCATTggaaatttatttatttgctcCTGTTTTGATAGTCAAGCGCAAAATGTGAACCTATTTGGTAagttcaaagtcaaaattaGACTCTCCGAATGTTCACGGGTTCAAATGCACTTGTAAATGGACCACTGATTGGTGCCAATTCCTCAGGTAACTCACTTCAAATGTGTAGCAAAGTATGACACAGAGCTGCCAGCTGCAAAGTACATTGGTTTGGCAGCTCTTTGTACTGTCCTTGGGATCAGAAATAATCTGTACAAACGGTGGGTGTATGCCGGGACCCggaggggagagagatgcATGTACAACTATTGCTCCTACGTAGGGGCGCATCTCTGTCCCCACTCTGGTCAGCAGCATCTCTCgcagcaagaaaaaaaaacagtacatCCACACACTGACCCATTGTACATTTTGTACTACATACTACTGCATCCCATCTCCAGGGCACAAGATGACtggtcaagaagaagaacaaaagatTTATAGTCCCACAGAAGCAGCTCTCCTCTCATCACACACAGCTTGCTTTGGACTGGAGAGTTCACTTTAGCTGTTCAAAGCATACAAGAAAAGAAGTTAAAGAGAGGAGGAaatggagggagggagggaggaatCAGAAAGCATTGCTTGCCACTTTGGCAGGCTGGTGTTCCTCTCCTTTCTCTTTGGCACTTTAATTTTCccttgtttattttttgtatcGTCAGgataatttatttttgcgtGCTTTTCTTGTATCTTCaatgcaaaatattattttggGTTTAAGGCAGAGtgggaaacaaaaaaaacttgcaaataaatttgattttttaaaGGAAAACTGTGTATACATTAGGCGAAGCAAAAGCTTCTTTGGTGGGTGACTTGGCCTACTTTGGCTTAGGTGCTAGGGCTGAAACGACAATTGGTTTTCACACTTTATATGAAGATAAGGACCAAAGCCTGGAAATTTTCTTGGGTCCTTGTATGCAGAATTGCAGACCTGTAACCTGTTTGTTTCCTCTGTAGCAAACTTACTATATGATGTTGAAACTGATACAGtgtgaaggaaaaaagaatggGTACCTCTAAAACAAAAtaaggcagcagcagcagtactaACATGTCTAAAGTTACttctgtcaaaaaaagaaaggagctCTTGCCCACACCCCTCCCTTTGCCGAGAATCTTTGGTGCTTGTTTCTTGTGAGAGGGAAGCTTGGTACTTTACACAACTGGAACCCCCACCACCACTAGAACAACCTCTGTTTTCGCGAAAAAAGCTAAAGTTTTTATGCTTAACACTCTCTTAAATAGCAGTTCTTAGAAGAAGATAAGGCCAGGCCACCTCCCCCACCTAGTTACACACCACAGCATCCAGCCAGACCCTTTGTTCTTAGAAGATAACACTCTCTTGTTTGTTCCTTCTTGCAATGCaaatatgcaatgcaatgcagcaTCTCTTTGCTTCGCCAGATTCTGCCTCATCAGTCGGAAGCTTCTATATCCACGCCTCGGGATGACCGCAGCTATGCTCGACCAGGCGATCTTCCAGACTCACCAGCACCCCTGAAGATTTTCACCAAATTAGAGGGAGATGAAGGAATTGATCATTGAACAGCATGTCAGTCTGTGTTTCAGGTGATCCTACACGGCACCTTTAGATATCTGTTGGGCATTGTTATTAATTATGGGTGTGTTTACTTTGTTTGACTGCTTCCATGCATGTAGACTAATCATTCCAAGTATGATATGTGCATCCTTGTTAGTGACTAGGGGAATAGTTTCATCACAAGGGGAGATAATATTAAGACATAATTTTGCTTGAGCATAAAAGGGTTGATAAGAACAAAGAGATAAGTAAAATACGTGAAACAAAGATGCCACACTCCTTTAGACAATTTTAAGGGGAGATAATATTACTCTTCTTACTCAACCTATGTCACAAGAAAATATCAGGAAACATCGCAAATGGAATGCTGTTAATACAGTGAACTAGTAGCCTATCTGTCAGATGGATATTAAATATGGCCTAAACCATGAACTTGATCCTGTTAAACAACCATGGGCAGGAAGAGATcattatttcaaatttgatcaagaaCTGCAGCTAGCCTGTTGTCTGTCATCTCAccatgcagaaaaaaaaaagcaatgtAACAAGACTACTCCACAAAGACCAATGAATTGCAtgccatttttcctttttaagaAACCGCTGCATAccattttcaaatttcaagCAGTGGCTCCAAACTTCAAGAAACCTATATACGCATGGACATAAATATGGAAACATTTCTGATTTGCCAAATCATATGCAAACTGTTTACAGGTCACATGGCTCAGAAACTAGCATCTGAACTGAAGctgcacaaacaaaaaagaggagggaaataaagaaagaaacgaGCTCATGCAGAGTCAATCttgcaatgcaaaacacaaagaaaaaatgtGAAGTGGAGTGAAGCACCTGTTGTGTATAGGATCAGGGCCATTAGGCACCCTCCTCTTGCTGTCCTGTAAAGAAGGATCATCAGCCCCGAAATCCTCCAGAGTCCTCCTCGACtctcccgccgcgccgcctctccacagcgccctcctccctccgatcgcggcggcggcgatcaaCGGCGGAGACGGCCTCTCCGCGACCAAGGACATCAGAATCAGAACTCCGAAcaaggtcgccgccgccgcagttgcccgcctccccgaccgGACCGGGCTTCTCATAATACCAACCCGGCGCTATCTCTGCGCCTCGGCCAAATCCTCACTCTCCTCTGCTTTTCCACGAGCTCTTttatgctgctgctggtggtgcaGCTGCGACGAGGCTGGCTGCATATTATAATGTGGGGGAGAGCGAGAGGGAAGGAGAagtagcaacagcagcagcatcgcGGCAGGGATTTGTGTCAGCCGCTGTTGTGTGGGGGTGTGAGTGCAGTGTATTCCTGCTTCTTGTTTTGTTCTGGAGAGGCTTCCTTTTGCTTTAGCCTGATTCTGCTGTGCTTTTCAAGGACCTCTCATGGagaagggaggagagggagaagcaAAGCAAGTGAGCCAGCCAGCCAtgcttgcttttcttttgccaTGCACGctgctttcttttttgttttctttgggttatgttgttttctttcatcatcatcctcatctctttttcctttccaatctcttgtttgttcttgtgagaaaaaaagacagtgaaagagagagagggggagaaaAAGGTAAAGTTTTAGGACAGCAATTGCTGTCTGTAAAAACTCTGAATGCTGATCCTTAAGGCTGTACTTGTTCTccgttccttttcttttctttgaactTGAGCTGTTCTCCTTCACCAAGTACATAGATTCCTCTAGGGGAGGTAATTCTTCAGACTACATGTATGTGTGTAACAAAAGAATTTCATCTTTGAGATGCATGACAGATGAGAGATGGTAAAAGTGAGGTCCAAAACCCAAAAGCAGCTCCCAAAGTGAGCAGCACCCTGAAGGGAAATAaacactactttcaggcgatGATGTGTCACAATCCTTTTAATCTTGGGGAGCTCAGATTACAAAGCGGTGATATGATCTTCTCAAAATCAGTAGCAGTGTGATTCTGATTCTTTGCCCCCAACCCCAAGTTCCCCTGTTTTGGGATGGCGATGCGCTCAGCTCCATCATCCATTTCGAATATGTAAACGCGATCGAATCTGTTGGATTTTGCTTCCCCTGCATGTGAAATCAACTCAGAGATTTCAGAATATTTTGgagggaaaaaggaagaagaaacaaagagAAGGGACTTAGGATCTCAATGCTGCGGCCAAAATTATGTACTGTATGTTTTATTCTGCaggagcaaaagaaaaaaaggcacCGTTCTGAAGATACACCAAAAATTTCTTGATACAGGGAAGCTTGAggagggaaggaaggaagggtATTGGGCCTAGTGGCTGCTGGGTTCAAAGGGCCTCTGAAACGTACAAAGGGGCCAAACTAGTTGGTTATTTCTGAGACAAGCTCAAATTTACTGGCATGGCATATTGGCAGCATGGCACTTGAATTTTCTCGGAGGAGAAAATTACCAATCACCATTTGCaacaactaaaaaaaaagatggccGGCCAAACTAACGTACTTGGCCATATATCTAAGACCTGAAAAC
This is a stretch of genomic DNA from Brachypodium distachyon strain Bd21 chromosome 1, Brachypodium_distachyon_v3.0, whole genome shotgun sequence. It encodes these proteins:
- the LOC100829170 gene encoding hydroxyproline O-galactosyltransferase GALT6, which codes for MSQPLLLPPPRPERLLFFPPSFLVLDYSFRLQPSQPGRFADAPSMPPKRACRVALLAAAAAYLLFLLLFELPSVSVAPTGHRPHPRRRELEALRSSSAAPLRPYKRTFPSSHAPRRSRLAVSSIRFRRPDNASSIEASASSAFAAAGPLLPRLLSSSSSSASPSPSPSASASCPATVSVPRDRLAGSRGVAVELPCGMAVGSRVTVVARPTRREGAVASQFMVELLGTKAVQGEEPPRILHFNPRISGDFSGRPVIELNTCYRMQWALPQRCEGWASRPDEDKVDGKLKCEKWIRRDDGTKSEEESRMKWWLNSLIGRPNKVSDDRAYPFAEGKLFVLTITAGLEGYHVNVDGRHVASFPYRTGYNLEDATGLSLNGDLDIESIFAAHLPKSHPSFDPYRYLEMSEQWKASPLPTEPVELFIGIISAANHFAERMAVRKSWMIATRISSNTVARFFVALNGKKEVNEELRKEAEFFGDIVLVPFMDSYDLVVLKTIAIAEYGVRVVPAKYIMKCDDDTFVRIDSVLDQVKKVQNRGSMYVGNINYYHRPLRSGKWAVTYEEWEEEAYPPYANGPGYVISSDIAQYIVSEFDNQILRLFKMEDVSMGMWVEKFNRTRRPVQYSHDGRFYQSGCFDGYYTAHYQSPQHMICLWRKLQSGSAQCCNAR
- the LOC100831521 gene encoding probable prolyl 4-hydroxylase 6, giving the protein MAPLLFLLLAALALSPTFDAAAGGFYDQARVTQLSWRPRAFLYSGFLSHAECDHLVKLAKGRLQKSMVADNDSGKSVMSQVRTSSGTFLNKHEDEIISGIEKRVAAWTFLPEENAESIQVLHYEVGQKYDAHFDYFHDKNNQKLGGHRVATVLMYLTDVKKGGETVFPNAEGRHLQHKDETWSECARSGLAVKPRKGDALLFFSLHINATTDPSSLHGSCPVIEGEKWSATKWIHVRSFDNPPIVRMDVRCSDDNELCSKWAAVGECYRNPKYMIGTKDTLGFCRKSCGICDA